From a single Geminocystis sp. M7585_C2015_104 genomic region:
- a CDS encoding dynamin family protein, whose translation MIPGPCQNIAETVDAILELLKKHKELQKIDPSGVQLALRKAISPRFEIVFAGAFSAGKSMLINALLGRELLYSAEGHATGTECYIEYAPAHQERVVLTFLSRQEIVEQIRALCQLLNINLNEIPLESTTFIEDIKNKCRQIIETEGGVNKSELAKRANALLLLLEGFEENKDKIKATENATYSMEQFNFSTLAEAASYARRGRNSAVLKRIDYFCHRPLLEDGNVLVDLPGIDAPVEKDALLSFEKITNPDTSLVVCVLKSASAGDLTQRETELLEAIKSNPAIGNRVFYVFNRVDETWYNSDLRKRLDNLIKSEFSHTKRVYKTSGLLGFYGTQVKKYTSAEDRFGLDSIFAEEVKGEDGIEDTPKFVSEFNNYCASSGKLTTTAFRISVNSYETPNQNYVRILKECGMSLIDKLIEDSGGENFKDEITSYLREEKHPELFRNLADELQKICLAMRRYYQDTQLELESQPKDIQEMKRTELSKIKTRLKEIGDEFSAYLEEKINSYVNGKNTSFNQRMKQIEYAFVSSLQELLQTFSVTDAYGLALKRHPRNQTAPFLAVLVEAFYYIANSLEDVLTKECERLAYGFVGDLIEDIRRKSFYGELCHILGNDAGIVDILLSQTKTLSAAFQSLATAECDRYVRETGFNWNSCVNLEEIFKKTSQTYDVSSILDAEGQIRNLLKQDFEQKVNRTIYSTFPQSVKQNIKKIFIPLREKIADVILDRYEEYLHEITRDLEEKAKKKLEENQKRLEQLRQEIDIYNEAVNQINNCLESWQIYGYLPLIIKY comes from the coding sequence ATGATCCCTGGCCCATGTCAGAATATTGCCGAGACTGTTGATGCCATCCTTGAGCTACTTAAAAAACACAAAGAACTTCAAAAAATCGACCCCTCCGGAGTACAACTGGCGTTGAGAAAGGCAATATCCCCCCGTTTTGAAATTGTCTTCGCTGGAGCCTTCAGTGCGGGTAAATCCATGTTAATCAATGCCCTTTTGGGCAGAGAACTATTATACAGTGCAGAAGGACACGCCACCGGTACTGAGTGTTACATAGAATACGCACCGGCTCATCAGGAAAGAGTAGTATTAACCTTCCTCAGCCGACAGGAGATTGTGGAACAAATTAGAGCCCTTTGTCAACTGCTCAACATAAATCTTAATGAAATCCCCCTTGAAAGTACCACTTTTATAGAGGATATTAAAAATAAGTGTCGTCAAATTATTGAAACCGAGGGAGGAGTCAACAAATCCGAATTGGCAAAACGGGCTAACGCTTTGCTGTTGCTGTTGGAGGGGTTTGAGGAAAACAAGGATAAGATTAAAGCTACGGAAAATGCCACTTATTCCATGGAACAGTTTAATTTTAGCACCCTGGCAGAGGCGGCAAGTTATGCCAGAAGGGGTAGGAATTCTGCTGTCTTGAAACGCATTGATTATTTTTGTCACCGTCCCCTCTTAGAAGACGGTAATGTTTTAGTAGACTTACCGGGAATTGACGCCCCGGTGGAAAAAGATGCCCTTCTCTCTTTTGAGAAGATTACTAATCCCGACACCTCCCTTGTGGTTTGTGTTTTAAAAAGTGCTTCTGCCGGGGATTTAACCCAAAGGGAAACAGAATTATTGGAGGCTATCAAATCCAATCCTGCCATTGGCAACAGGGTATTTTATGTGTTTAATAGGGTGGATGAAACTTGGTATAACAGTGATTTGAGGAAGAGACTAGATAACCTTATCAAGTCGGAGTTTAGTCATACCAAAAGGGTATATAAAACCAGCGGCTTGTTAGGCTTTTATGGCACTCAGGTGAAGAAATACACCTCTGCCGAAGACAGGTTTGGGTTGGACAGTATTTTTGCAGAGGAAGTCAAGGGTGAGGATGGGATTGAAGATACTCCTAAATTTGTCAGTGAATTTAACAATTATTGTGCCTCTTCTGGCAAATTAACTACCACCGCCTTTCGGATTTCTGTTAACAGTTATGAAACCCCTAATCAAAACTATGTGCGGATTTTAAAAGAGTGTGGCATGTCCCTAATTGACAAACTTATTGAAGACAGTGGGGGGGAGAATTTTAAAGATGAAATAACCAGTTATCTTAGAGAAGAAAAACATCCTGAATTATTCAGAAACTTGGCTGACGAATTACAAAAAATATGCCTGGCTATGAGGAGGTATTATCAAGACACCCAACTGGAATTAGAAAGTCAGCCCAAAGACATCCAGGAAATGAAGCGGACAGAATTGAGTAAAATCAAAACCAGACTCAAGGAAATCGGCGACGAGTTTTCTGCCTACCTTGAGGAAAAAATTAACAGTTATGTCAACGGAAAGAATACTAGCTTTAATCAACGGATGAAACAAATAGAATATGCCTTTGTTTCCAGTCTACAAGAACTTCTACAAACCTTTTCTGTCACTGACGCCTATGGTTTAGCTTTGAAGAGACACCCTCGTAATCAGACTGCCCCGTTTTTGGCTGTATTAGTGGAAGCCTTTTATTACATCGCCAACTCTTTAGAAGATGTTTTAACCAAGGAATGTGAGCGTCTTGCTTATGGTTTTGTGGGGGATTTAATTGAGGATATAAGACGCAAGAGTTTTTATGGAGAATTATGTCATATTTTGGGTAATGATGCGGGAATTGTTGATATTTTATTGTCCCAAACCAAGACGCTGTCTGCCGCTTTCCAAAGCCTGGCAACAGCAGAATGTGATCGCTATGTGAGGGAAACAGGATTTAATTGGAATTCTTGTGTTAATCTAGAGGAAATTTTTAAGAAAACATCCCAGACATACGACGTATCTTCTATTTTAGATGCTGAGGGCCAAATCCGCAATTTGTTAAAGCAAGACTTTGAGCAAAAAGTCAATAGAACCATCTATAGCACTTTCCCACAATCTGTCAAGCAAAATATCAAGAAAATCTTTATCCCTCTCAGGGAGAAAATAGCAGATGTCATCCTGGATAGATACGAGGAATATCTCCATGAAATAACACGTGATCTGGAGGAAAAGGCTAAGAAAAAACTGGAAGAAAACCAGAAGAGGTTGGAACAATTGCGTCAGGAAATTGACATATATAACGAGGCAGTAAATCAGATTAATAATTGCTTAGAAAGCTGGCAAATCTATGGCTACTTGCCCTTGATAATTAAATATTAA
- the yqeK gene encoding bis(5'-nucleosyl)-tetraphosphatase (symmetrical) YqeK, producing MRQRVIDWLNQNMPPERVKHILGVEEMCIQLAKRHGVDVYQAATAGLLHDLAKFFPPQRLLQMARENGIELDEITSSHPHLLHAEVSAIVAKQEFGVDNEEILEAIGNHTLGRPQMSKLSCIVFIADKLEKSRGDTPQLNHMRQVSYEDLMRGLRMVCDYSICDLLQRCKVIHPRTILTRNWTLSHH from the coding sequence ATGCGGCAGCGGGTGATAGACTGGTTAAATCAAAACATGCCACCGGAAAGGGTGAAACACATTCTGGGGGTGGAAGAAATGTGTATCCAGCTTGCCAAACGTCATGGAGTGGATGTTTACCAAGCCGCCACTGCTGGTTTATTACACGATTTAGCCAAGTTTTTCCCACCCCAGCGACTGTTACAGATGGCAAGGGAAAATGGGATAGAATTGGATGAGATAACCAGTAGTCACCCCCATTTACTCCATGCAGAAGTGAGTGCCATTGTGGCAAAACAGGAATTTGGGGTAGACAATGAGGAGATTCTAGAGGCTATCGGCAATCATACCCTAGGACGTCCCCAGATGAGCAAGTTGAGTTGTATTGTTTTCATTGCCGACAAATTGGAAAAGTCGAGGGGAGACACCCCCCAACTAAATCACATGCGTCAAGTGAGTTACGAGGATTTAATGAGGGGGTTGAGGATGGTGTGTGATTATTCTATTTGCGATTTACTGCAAAGATGTAAAGTCATCCACCCCCGCACCATTTTAACCCGTAATTGGACATTATCTCACCACTAG
- a CDS encoding AI-2E family transporter, with the protein MNFSQSLGFLAFLISLYILWEIRYLLLLIFSAVVFAIPLNRLVKKIQLYGLTRFQATVVVFFCLLFVLSLIIFLVLPPFISEFTLLLKLLPKAPNKIEELLKKSQFYNAELYQFLFQQINSYWKQNELLPTRIYNNFLALFSNVLSIVFQVIFVIVLTFVFLLNPQQYRGRVVKMFPAFYRQRISEILDKTEDSICNWLAGVTINCIFIGILSAIGLWILQVKLVLVHGLLAGLLNFIPNIGPTLSVVFPVTTALVDEPWKIIPIVVWYFIVQHIESYWLTPRVMADKVSLLPAITLFCQIFFATIFGALGLILALPLTVVAKTWIEEILFHDILDQWQLDKHPGKQKLISPLHKSGDNDG; encoded by the coding sequence ATGAATTTTAGTCAGTCTTTAGGATTCCTTGCCTTTCTTATTTCCCTTTATATTCTTTGGGAAATTCGTTATTTGCTGTTGCTGATTTTCTCTGCTGTTGTCTTTGCCATTCCCCTCAACCGTCTCGTAAAAAAAATACAACTTTATGGTTTAACTCGTTTTCAGGCTACTGTGGTTGTCTTTTTCTGTTTGCTTTTCGTCCTTTCCCTTATTATTTTCCTAGTTTTACCTCCATTTATTTCCGAATTTACACTTCTCCTCAAATTGTTACCCAAGGCGCCCAATAAAATCGAAGAACTCCTTAAAAAAAGTCAGTTTTACAATGCCGAATTATATCAATTCCTCTTCCAACAAATTAACAGTTATTGGAAGCAAAACGAGCTCTTGCCCACCAGAATATACAACAACTTTTTAGCCTTGTTTTCCAATGTCCTAAGTATAGTATTCCAGGTAATATTCGTCATTGTTTTGACTTTTGTATTCCTTCTTAATCCTCAACAATACCGTGGCCGTGTAGTAAAAATGTTTCCTGCCTTTTATCGTCAGCGTATATCGGAAATTCTAGACAAAACTGAGGACTCCATCTGCAACTGGCTGGCAGGGGTAACCATTAATTGTATTTTCATCGGAATTTTAAGTGCCATTGGCTTGTGGATTCTACAGGTAAAATTGGTTTTAGTACATGGATTGTTGGCTGGATTGCTCAATTTTATACCTAATATTGGCCCCACCTTGAGTGTAGTCTTTCCCGTCACCACTGCCCTAGTAGATGAGCCCTGGAAGATTATACCAATTGTCGTTTGGTATTTTATCGTCCAACATATCGAGAGTTATTGGCTAACCCCCAGGGTAATGGCTGACAAAGTCTCTCTTTTGCCTGCCATAACTCTCTTTTGCCAAATCTTTTTTGCTACCATTTTTGGCGCCTTGGGTTTAATATTGGCACTACCCTTAACAGTAGTAGCTAAAACCTGGATTGAAGAAATCCTCTTTCATGACATTCTAGACCAATGGCAACTAGACAAACACCCCGGCAAACAAAAATTAATCTCCCCACTGCATAAATCTGGCGATAATGATGGATAA
- a CDS encoding mannose-1-phosphate guanylyltransferase, with protein MTEIKFIPIILAGGKGERFWPLSRLNRPKQFLSLDGSGNTLLQNTAQRLLSLAGGWEGLMVITSEVLAEGVRQQLPHLPQDNILVEPMGKDTAPAVAWASLEVKRRYGDEPNLIVGFFPADHHIGNTAEFARILHRAIHFAAEKQGIITLGIQPNYPATGYGYIEQGELQCQEDDIILYKVARFTEKPNQDTAKQFIATGRYSWNSGMFIFPVAVVLAELEKHSPDILLPLLEGGKSAYPQLPKISIDYALMEKTSLAYVIPANFGWDDLGDWNALERLLQKQDGNVVVGNCLVTNTENCILYNHQPEEIVVAIGVRDLVVVRVENATLIVPKSETQNIKKALQLLQQGGNSHLFL; from the coding sequence ATGACTGAAATTAAGTTTATTCCCATTATTCTGGCGGGTGGGAAGGGAGAAAGATTTTGGCCCCTTAGCCGCTTGAATCGTCCAAAACAGTTTTTAAGTCTGGATGGCAGTGGCAATACCCTCCTGCAAAACACCGCCCAACGTTTATTGTCTCTAGCCGGTGGTTGGGAGGGGCTAATGGTAATCACCTCCGAGGTGTTGGCAGAGGGGGTAAGACAGCAACTGCCTCACCTGCCTCAGGATAACATACTAGTAGAACCCATGGGGAAAGACACCGCCCCAGCAGTGGCATGGGCAAGTCTAGAAGTTAAACGCCGCTATGGGGATGAGCCCAATCTCATTGTGGGCTTTTTCCCTGCTGACCATCATATCGGCAATACTGCCGAGTTTGCCAGAATCCTCCATAGGGCCATCCATTTTGCCGCCGAGAAACAGGGTATTATCACTCTTGGCATCCAACCCAACTATCCCGCCACTGGTTACGGCTACATAGAACAAGGAGAGCTCCAATGTCAAGAAGATGACATAATTCTTTACAAAGTGGCCAGATTCACGGAAAAACCAAACCAAGACACTGCCAAACAGTTTATCGCCACAGGGAGGTATAGTTGGAATAGTGGCATGTTTATTTTCCCCGTGGCAGTGGTATTGGCGGAATTAGAAAAACACTCCCCTGACATACTCTTACCGCTGCTGGAGGGGGGAAAATCTGCCTATCCCCAGTTACCCAAAATTAGCATTGACTATGCCTTGATGGAGAAGACTTCTCTGGCTTACGTTATTCCCGCTAACTTTGGTTGGGATGATTTGGGTGACTGGAATGCTTTGGAGAGACTCTTGCAAAAACAGGATGGCAATGTAGTGGTGGGCAATTGTTTAGTCACCAATACGGAAAACTGTATCCTCTACAATCATCAACCAGAGGAGATTGTGGTGGCCATTGGTGTCAGGGATTTAGTAGTGGTGAGGGTAGAAAATGCCACTTTGATTGTGCCTAAATCTGAAACTCAGAATATCAAAAAGGCGCTACAATTACTCCAGCAAGGGGGAAACAGTCATCTTTTTCTCTGA
- a CDS encoding SDR family oxidoreductase — MRILVTGGAGFIGSHLVDRLMEEGHEVLCLDNFYTGTKANIQQWLGHPRFELIRHDITEPIRLEVDQIYHLACPASPVHYQYNPIKTTKVSFMGTLHMLGLAKRVKARFLLASTSEVYGDPLVHPQPEEYRGNVNCIGVRACYDEGKRIAETLTFDYYREHKIEVRIARIFNTYGPRMLENDGRVVSNFIVQALRGMPLTVYGDGSQTRSFCYVSDLVDGLIKLMNSDYTGPVNLGNPEEYTILQLAKTIQNLVNPGVEIVFKPLPEDDPKQRQPDITKAKTYLHWQPKVPLLEGLQRTIEDFRRRLSL, encoded by the coding sequence ATGAGAATCCTAGTCACCGGGGGTGCCGGTTTTATTGGTTCACATCTGGTAGATCGCCTAATGGAAGAGGGGCATGAGGTATTATGTTTGGACAACTTTTATACGGGCACCAAGGCAAATATTCAACAGTGGTTGGGGCACCCCCGCTTTGAATTAATCCGCCATGATATTACCGAACCAATACGTCTAGAAGTGGATCAAATTTACCATCTCGCCTGCCCCGCCTCCCCTGTCCACTATCAGTATAATCCTATCAAAACTACAAAGGTGAGTTTTATGGGCACTCTCCACATGTTGGGGTTGGCCAAGAGGGTTAAGGCTAGATTCCTCCTGGCTTCCACCTCCGAGGTATATGGAGATCCCCTTGTGCACCCTCAACCAGAGGAATACAGGGGTAATGTCAACTGCATCGGTGTCCGTGCCTGTTATGATGAGGGTAAGAGAATTGCAGAAACCCTCACCTTTGACTATTACAGAGAACACAAAATAGAAGTCAGAATAGCACGGATCTTTAACACCTATGGCCCTAGGATGTTAGAAAATGACGGGCGGGTGGTGAGTAATTTCATCGTCCAGGCTTTAAGGGGAATGCCCCTCACGGTTTACGGCGATGGCAGTCAAACCCGCAGTTTTTGTTATGTGTCTGACTTGGTAGATGGGTTAATAAAACTGATGAATAGCGATTACACTGGCCCTGTGAATTTGGGCAACCCGGAGGAGTATACAATCCTACAACTGGCTAAGACTATCCAAAATCTCGTTAACCCGGGAGTGGAAATAGTCTTTAAACCCCTCCCAGAAGATGACCCAAAACAACGACAACCCGACATCACCAAGGCGAAAACCTATCTTCACTGGCAACCAAAAGTCCCCCTCCTGGAAGGTTTGCAGAGGACTATAGAAGACTTCCGTCGTCGTCTTTCCCTGTAA
- a CDS encoding UDP-glucose/GDP-mannose dehydrogenase family protein: MRVSVVGTGYVGLVTGVCLAHIGHDVICIDNNEEKVKLMKQGQSPIYEPGLSELMQETMAKGRLDFSTDLGVGVSHGEIIFIAVGTPALPTGETDTRYVEAVARGIGYHLQQDYKVVVNKSTVPIGSGDWVRLLVLEGYREKNPNGGEPLFDVVSNPEFLREGSAVYDTFNPDRIVLGGNSEKAIAMMKELYHPIIKRQFSENPHLPPVPLVVTDLSSAEMIKYAANAFLATKISFINEIANICDRVGADVTQVALGIGLDSRIGPKFLQAGIGWGGSCFPKDVAALIHTAQDYGYTAELLMATVNVNRRQRMVVIEKLQHELKILKGKVIGLLGLTFKPDTDDMRDAPSLDIIKELNRLGAFIKAYDPIVSQSGLSHGLSSVTIETSVEMLADGCDALVLVTEWQEFLRLDWEKIRLRLKQPIVIDGRNFLDKKALEALGFRYIGVGR; the protein is encoded by the coding sequence ATGCGAGTATCAGTAGTGGGCACAGGATATGTAGGACTGGTAACAGGAGTTTGTTTGGCACACATCGGCCATGATGTCATCTGCATCGACAACAACGAGGAAAAGGTCAAACTGATGAAACAAGGGCAATCCCCTATTTATGAGCCCGGGTTGTCGGAGTTAATGCAAGAAACCATGGCCAAGGGAAGACTAGACTTCTCCACCGATTTGGGAGTGGGAGTCAGTCATGGGGAGATTATTTTCATCGCGGTGGGCACCCCCGCTTTACCCACAGGAGAAACCGATACCCGTTATGTGGAAGCAGTAGCTCGTGGTATTGGTTATCACCTTCAACAGGACTACAAGGTGGTGGTAAACAAATCCACAGTGCCCATAGGCTCGGGAGATTGGGTGCGGCTACTGGTTTTGGAGGGCTATAGGGAAAAAAATCCTAATGGCGGTGAGCCCCTTTTCGATGTAGTTAGCAATCCTGAGTTTCTGCGGGAAGGCAGTGCCGTCTATGACACCTTTAACCCCGATCGCATCGTTTTGGGAGGCAACAGCGAAAAGGCTATTGCCATGATGAAAGAATTGTATCACCCTATAATTAAAAGGCAATTCAGCGAAAATCCCCACCTGCCCCCCGTGCCCCTGGTAGTCACAGACTTGAGTTCGGCGGAGATGATTAAATATGCGGCCAATGCCTTCCTGGCTACCAAAATCAGCTTTATTAATGAAATCGCCAATATATGCGATCGGGTGGGGGCAGATGTGACTCAGGTAGCCCTGGGAATAGGCTTGGACTCCCGCATAGGCCCTAAATTTCTTCAGGCTGGCATTGGCTGGGGGGGATCATGCTTCCCCAAAGATGTTGCTGCTTTGATTCATACTGCTCAAGACTACGGCTATACTGCAGAACTTTTAATGGCTACCGTCAACGTCAACAGGCGTCAAAGAATGGTTGTAATCGAAAAGTTACAACACGAACTAAAAATCCTTAAGGGAAAGGTAATTGGCCTATTGGGTTTGACCTTCAAACCAGACACCGACGACATGCGAGATGCCCCCTCTTTGGACATTATCAAGGAGTTGAATCGTTTGGGGGCCTTTATCAAAGCCTATGACCCCATTGTATCCCAGAGTGGCCTCAGTCATGGCCTTTCCAGTGTTACCATTGAAACCAGTGTGGAGATGTTGGCCGACGGTTGTGATGCCCTTGTATTGGTCACCGAGTGGCAAGAATTCCTCCGCCTAGACTGGGAGAAAATCCGTCTGCGTCTCAAACAACCTATTGTCATCGATGGGCGTAATTTCCTCGACAAAAAGGCATTAGAGGCACTCGGTTTCCGTTATATTGGTGTTGGTCGCTGA